A single region of the Acidimicrobiales bacterium genome encodes:
- a CDS encoding DUF3662 and FHA domain-containing protein, which produces MGLRSVERRLERFVEGTVGRFFRGGVRPVEIGHRIAREMADSRSVGVKGQPVVANHFSVRLAASDLERFAEVKDSLIRELCDATREHAREEGWTFMGPVQIEIEGDEALRGGAVNVTGRMKEADGGVGVLHLPTGQPVVLGEFIVTMGRLAECTISFDDPNISREHAQIRPEGDGFILTDNGSTNGTLVNGVAITSHRLVDGDRIDLGATTMEFRAG; this is translated from the coding sequence GTGGGTCTGCGATCAGTGGAACGACGCCTCGAGCGTTTTGTCGAAGGCACGGTCGGACGGTTCTTCCGCGGCGGTGTGCGCCCGGTCGAGATCGGCCACCGCATCGCCCGCGAGATGGCCGACTCCCGCAGTGTCGGCGTCAAGGGCCAACCCGTGGTGGCCAACCACTTCTCGGTGCGCCTCGCCGCGTCGGATCTCGAACGCTTCGCCGAGGTGAAGGACTCGCTCATCCGCGAGCTGTGCGACGCCACCCGCGAACACGCCCGCGAAGAGGGCTGGACGTTCATGGGCCCGGTGCAGATCGAGATCGAGGGCGACGAGGCCCTGCGAGGAGGAGCGGTCAACGTCACCGGACGGATGAAGGAGGCCGACGGCGGCGTCGGCGTGTTGCACCTCCCCACCGGGCAACCGGTGGTCCTCGGCGAGTTCATCGTCACGATGGGACGGTTGGCCGAGTGCACGATCTCGTTCGACGACCCCAACATCAGCCGCGAACACGCTCAGATCCGGCCGGAGGGTGACGGCTTCATTCTCACCGACAACGGCTCCACCAACGGCACGCTCGTGAACGGCGTGGCCATCACCTCGCACCGTCTGGTCGACGGCGACCGTATCGATCTCGGCGCCACCACCATGGAGTTCCGCGCCGGCTGA
- a CDS encoding FHA domain-containing protein, translating to MSDQLFIVLRVCLLALVYLVFLRVLRAVWVELRAESSIPVGAAAPTASPRPRPAAAPTPPRSGSTMVSTDASRLMVIAPAGLAGRSFTLAGETTIGRGAGCGVSIDDAHVSKLHARLWPSDGGWLLEDLGSTNGTQLDGTLLTAPAPLGVGSRITIGEIVLELA from the coding sequence GTGTCGGACCAGCTCTTCATCGTCCTTCGGGTGTGCCTTCTTGCCCTCGTCTACCTCGTCTTCCTGCGCGTCCTGCGGGCCGTCTGGGTCGAGCTCCGAGCCGAGTCGTCCATCCCCGTGGGTGCCGCCGCGCCCACCGCGTCGCCGCGACCTCGTCCGGCGGCTGCGCCGACGCCGCCCCGGTCAGGATCCACGATGGTCTCCACCGACGCATCCCGGCTCATGGTGATCGCTCCGGCCGGCTTGGCCGGACGCAGCTTCACGCTCGCCGGCGAGACCACCATCGGACGTGGTGCCGGCTGTGGCGTGTCGATCGACGACGCCCACGTGTCGAAGCTGCACGCCCGCCTGTGGCCCAGCGACGGCGGCTGGTTGCTCGAGGACCTGGGGTCGACCAACGGCACGCAGCTCGACGGCACGCTGCTCACTGCACCCGCCCCGCTCGGTGTGGGCAGTCGCATCACGATCGGCGAGATCGTGTTGGAGCTCGCATGA
- a CDS encoding protein phosphatase 2C domain-containing protein, whose product MIEFRWGTATDVGRVRSANQDQLLTVDPVFVVADGMGGHNGGEVAAAIAVDEMAKVGVVRTLDELSEAVQVANREIVDRSKLEPGLRGMGTTLVALVGMTTGDVSRLGVANVGDSRLYLRGADELVQVTEDHTLVEALVRDGRLTAEEALDHPQRNIVTRALGIDDKVLVDTWELAPVAGDRYLLCSDGLFNELTPAEILAMLRDIDDPSEAAVSLVNGACDAGGRDNVTVVIVDVVEIDRDDDAAGTTVDDVPADRVVSTRKAVPDSVLRVDPPVATGPNDPHPDEILVDRRSSSSFFTWRLGLFVATVLLVLGILASSVVAYARSAYFVGIDGETVVIYRGRPDGVLWFDPTLEEPLTLTVSELDSDDLDDVAGGVEFDTLDEARAYADVLLERAATDDP is encoded by the coding sequence ATGATCGAGTTCCGTTGGGGTACCGCCACCGACGTCGGGCGGGTCCGATCCGCCAATCAGGATCAGCTCCTCACCGTCGACCCCGTGTTCGTCGTCGCCGACGGCATGGGCGGTCACAACGGCGGCGAGGTGGCCGCCGCGATCGCGGTCGACGAGATGGCGAAGGTCGGCGTGGTCAGAACGCTCGACGAGCTGAGCGAGGCCGTTCAGGTCGCCAACCGCGAGATCGTCGACCGCTCGAAACTCGAACCCGGGCTGCGGGGAATGGGCACGACGCTGGTGGCGCTCGTCGGAATGACCACGGGCGACGTGTCGCGGCTGGGTGTGGCCAACGTCGGTGATTCGCGGCTGTATCTGCGTGGCGCCGACGAGTTGGTGCAGGTCACCGAGGACCACACGCTCGTCGAGGCGCTGGTGCGCGACGGCCGCCTCACCGCAGAAGAGGCACTCGATCATCCCCAGCGCAACATCGTCACCCGTGCGCTCGGCATCGACGACAAGGTGCTCGTCGACACGTGGGAGCTGGCCCCGGTCGCCGGCGATCGCTACCTGCTCTGCAGCGACGGCCTGTTCAACGAGCTGACGCCCGCGGAGATCCTGGCGATGCTGCGCGACATCGACGATCCGTCCGAAGCCGCCGTGTCGCTGGTCAACGGTGCCTGCGACGCCGGGGGCCGCGACAACGTCACGGTCGTCATCGTCGATGTCGTCGAGATCGACCGGGACGACGACGCGGCAGGCACGACGGTCGACGACGTACCCGCCGACCGGGTCGTCTCGACCCGCAAGGCGGTGCCCGACAGCGTGCTGCGCGTCGACCCACCGGTCGCCACCGGCCCGAACGACCCGCATCCCGACGAGATCCTGGTCGATCGCCGCAGCAGTTCGTCCTTCTTCACCTGGCGGCTCGGTCTCTTCGTCGCCACGGTGCTGTTGGTGCTCGGCATCCTCGCGTCATCGGTTGTCGCCTACGCCCGTTCGGCCTACTTCGTCGGCATCGACGGCGAAACGGTGGTGATCTACCGCGGCCGGCCCGACGGCGTCCTGTGGTTCGACCCCACGCTCGAGGAGCCGCTCACCCTGACGGTCTCCGAACTCGATTCCGACGATCTCGACGATGTCGCCGGCGGCGTCGAGTTCGACACGCTCGACGAGGCGCGGGCCTATGCCGACGTGCTGCTCGAGCGGGCTGCGACCGACGACCCGTGA
- a CDS encoding FtsW/RodA/SpoVE family cell cycle protein codes for MTATARRPAVRPQIAAVRPRRVELGLIALIAIVVVSAYGLASLGESASVPADIGPFLAWMLGLFFFVHLAVRRFAAAADPVLLPMALLLNGIGYVMIARLGEDVGGGLAGLQSVWTAVGIAAFVATLILVPRVRELAQYRYLLGVGGLVLLALPLLPIGVEIRGARIWVSIGPVNFQPGEFAKIALALFFASYLVDAHELIKNRIELRDLAPIGAAWAASVGVMVLERDLGSSMLVFALFVVMMWVATERTLFVGLGVALFAAAGVVAFQLFAHVERRIDAWLDPWADPQDTGFQIIQATYSMAEGGLTGTGLGRGEPDRVPVAESDFIFSAIGEELGLAGTTAILMAFLIVIGSGLRIAIRATRPFEKLLAVGLTTLLGFQAFIIMGGVVRLVPLTGVTLPFVSYGGSALVSNYIVLALLMRLSHEQRVVSPSSSGTSR; via the coding sequence GTGACCGCCACCGCGCGCCGGCCCGCCGTGCGCCCCCAGATCGCGGCAGTCCGGCCCCGCCGCGTCGAACTCGGTCTGATCGCGCTGATCGCGATCGTCGTGGTGTCGGCTTACGGTCTGGCCAGCCTCGGCGAATCCGCGTCGGTGCCCGCCGACATCGGACCGTTCCTCGCGTGGATGCTCGGCCTGTTCTTCTTCGTGCACCTCGCCGTCCGCCGGTTCGCGGCGGCCGCCGACCCGGTGCTGCTGCCGATGGCGTTGCTGCTCAACGGCATCGGCTACGTGATGATCGCCCGCCTCGGCGAGGACGTCGGCGGCGGCCTCGCCGGTCTCCAGTCGGTCTGGACCGCAGTCGGCATCGCTGCGTTCGTCGCCACCCTGATCCTGGTCCCCCGGGTTCGGGAGCTGGCGCAGTACCGGTACCTGTTGGGTGTCGGCGGTCTGGTGTTGCTCGCGCTCCCGCTCCTGCCGATCGGTGTGGAGATCCGTGGCGCCCGAATCTGGGTGAGCATCGGGCCGGTCAACTTCCAGCCCGGCGAATTCGCGAAGATCGCACTCGCGCTCTTCTTCGCGTCCTATCTCGTCGACGCCCACGAGCTCATCAAGAACCGAATCGAGTTGCGCGATCTCGCCCCGATCGGCGCGGCATGGGCTGCGTCGGTCGGTGTGATGGTCCTCGAGCGTGACCTGGGGTCCTCGATGCTCGTGTTCGCCCTCTTCGTCGTCATGATGTGGGTGGCAACCGAACGCACATTGTTCGTAGGGCTCGGCGTCGCGCTTTTCGCAGCGGCCGGTGTCGTCGCCTTCCAGCTGTTCGCCCACGTGGAACGGCGAATCGACGCCTGGCTCGACCCGTGGGCCGACCCCCAGGACACCGGGTTCCAGATCATCCAGGCCACCTACTCGATGGCGGAGGGTGGTCTCACCGGAACCGGCCTGGGACGAGGAGAGCCCGATCGCGTACCGGTCGCGGAGAGCGATTTCATCTTCTCGGCCATCGGTGAGGAGCTCGGCCTCGCCGGGACGACTGCGATCCTGATGGCGTTCCTGATCGTGATCGGTTCGGGTCTGCGGATCGCCATCCGGGCGACCCGGCCCTTCGAGAAGCTGCTCGCCGTCGGCCTCACCACGCTGCTCGGATTCCAGGCCTTCATCATCATGGGTGGCGTGGTTCGCCTCGTCCCGTTGACCGGCGTGACGCTGCCGTTCGTCTCCTACGGCGGCTCGGCGTTGGTGTCGAACTACATCGTCCTGGCCCTCTTGATGCGGCTCTCCCACGAGCAACGTGTCGTGTCGCCGTCGTCCTCGGGAACGTCGCGATGA
- a CDS encoding penicillin-binding protein 2 encodes MNRRIRNLGAAFIVMYAVLFAQLNRVQFVQADDYKTHEGNVRPQLRAFGQERGDIVTADGVVAAFSVPVEAGEIEFRRDYPTGDRYAHIVGYQSFNQGAFGLERQYNDQLAGARLDQQFDSLKDLFVDRDTTGTVVMTLRDDIQQAAAAALGERNGSVVAVDPRTGEVLAMWTYPSFDPNLLSGLDGPAVNAAYQTLLNDPENPLLAKSFREVFFPGSTFKVVTAASALESGDITLTEPVWPDSSGYEPLPAGSLIRNFGGSTCGGDLMLALQRSCNATFAEIGAEWLGPDAMIRTAENFGFNADPVIDLPDAARSQFPTDYGAYIADLDAYQPEGSPPLINGDTPIHENSAILAQAAIGQNDVKATPLQMAIVAAAIANDGLMMRPHVVAEVQSADGDVYDTVEPSLWRVAMSPGVASELQRAMVNVAENGTAGGMQVGGLTVGGKTGTAQLGTTPASSHAWVVGFAGPPGMPAEIAVAVLVEAQPGASEQTGGTVAAPIAQAVFEAAFAASGN; translated from the coding sequence ATGAACCGCCGCATCCGCAATCTCGGCGCCGCGTTCATCGTGATGTACGCGGTGCTGTTCGCCCAACTCAACCGGGTGCAGTTCGTGCAGGCCGACGACTACAAGACGCACGAGGGCAACGTGCGGCCGCAGCTGCGGGCGTTCGGTCAGGAGCGCGGCGACATCGTGACCGCCGACGGTGTCGTCGCCGCGTTCTCGGTGCCGGTCGAGGCGGGAGAGATCGAGTTCCGGCGGGACTACCCGACCGGCGACCGCTACGCCCACATCGTCGGCTACCAGTCGTTCAACCAGGGCGCCTTCGGGCTCGAACGGCAGTACAACGACCAGCTGGCCGGGGCCCGGCTCGACCAGCAGTTCGACTCGCTGAAGGATCTCTTCGTCGATCGTGACACCACCGGCACCGTGGTGATGACCCTGCGCGACGACATCCAACAGGCGGCGGCGGCCGCCCTCGGCGAGCGCAACGGTTCCGTCGTCGCCGTGGACCCCCGCACCGGCGAGGTACTCGCCATGTGGACGTATCCGAGCTTCGACCCCAACCTGCTCTCCGGGCTCGACGGACCCGCCGTCAACGCCGCGTACCAGACGCTGCTGAACGACCCCGAGAATCCGTTGTTGGCCAAGTCGTTCCGCGAAGTCTTCTTCCCCGGTTCGACGTTCAAGGTGGTGACCGCGGCCAGTGCGCTCGAGTCCGGTGACATCACCCTCACCGAGCCGGTCTGGCCCGACAGCTCCGGCTATGAGCCGCTGCCCGCCGGATCCCTGATCCGCAACTTCGGTGGTTCGACCTGCGGCGGCGACCTGATGCTGGCACTCCAACGGTCCTGCAACGCGACCTTCGCCGAGATCGGGGCCGAGTGGCTCGGTCCCGACGCGATGATCCGCACGGCCGAGAACTTCGGTTTCAACGCCGACCCGGTCATCGATCTGCCCGACGCCGCCCGGTCACAGTTCCCGACCGACTACGGCGCCTACATCGCCGACCTCGACGCCTACCAGCCCGAGGGAAGCCCTCCGCTGATCAACGGCGACACCCCGATCCACGAGAACTCCGCGATCCTCGCCCAGGCCGCCATCGGGCAGAACGACGTCAAGGCCACCCCCTTGCAGATGGCCATAGTGGCCGCCGCGATCGCCAACGACGGCCTGATGATGAGGCCGCACGTGGTCGCCGAGGTGCAGTCGGCCGACGGTGACGTCTACGACACCGTCGAGCCGTCGCTGTGGCGCGTCGCCATGTCCCCGGGTGTGGCGAGCGAGCTCCAGCGGGCGATGGTCAACGTGGCCGAGAACGGAACCGCCGGGGGGATGCAGGTGGGTGGGCTCACCGTGGGCGGCAAGACCGGCACCGCCCAGCTCGGCACCACTCCGGCCAGTTCCCACGCCTGGGTGGTCGGTTTCGCGGGCCCGCCGGGCATGCCGGCCGAGATCGCGGTGGCCGTTCTGGTCGAGGCCCAGCCCGGCGCCAGCGAACAGACCGGCGGCACCGTGGCCGCCCCGATCGCCCAGGCCGTGTTCGAGGCCGCCTTCGCCGCGTCGGGCAACTGA
- the pknB gene encoding Stk1 family PASTA domain-containing Ser/Thr kinase, which produces MSDQGPTVFNGRYELLRHIARGGMADVYLARDELLDREVALKVLFPEFANDPNFVERFRREAQAAANLNHPNIVGIYDWGQERGTYYIVMEHVSGRSMSDVLRSTGPLQPDRAAEIAADVAAALSTAHQAGLVHRDVKLGNILVSDGGNVKVADFGIATALAGGTDAGLTQHGSVMGTATYFSPEQAQGKQVDGRSDLYSLGVVLYEMLAGVPPFQAETPIAVAYKHVQEKPETLIERGVPVAKSLNAITMKLLAKNPANRYPTAEDLRNDLRRYLSGAHQVPGAAAAAAAAAGAGAAGAAAAAPAPDSAPVDATTVVPTTPAASPTVDATMIGAPAAQPGAGLDPAAAAAQYAQGGYYYDDEPAGDDDWKRTAALLVGLGVLIFILGFLTIAFGRQLGLFGDDGGDAGEEVVDKVDVPNLEGMTALEAEAALRELGLVPTQTEQRNDSVDAGIVFGQLPPAGQKLDPGESVEIVVSTGRALTVPSVVGRSQEDATRILNEAGYTVDPRDESNVQDVGTVVSQTPTAGTELDLDQPVIINVSTGPAQVVVPDLKGKSVPQAVRELQELGFVVADDTIEEPSDSITAGNVTRTDPAANSIEADGSIITLYTSSGVEQIAVPRVIGLFYDTAESTLRSLGLEPVVEFRQVPFGDPQVGLVIEQSPANFTEVDKGTEVVIVVGEAAPEPTTTTTTTTTTTTEPPDDE; this is translated from the coding sequence ATGTCCGATCAGGGCCCCACCGTCTTCAACGGACGCTACGAACTGCTGCGCCACATCGCCCGTGGCGGGATGGCCGACGTCTATCTCGCCCGCGATGAGCTGCTCGACCGGGAGGTCGCGCTCAAGGTGCTCTTCCCGGAGTTCGCCAACGATCCCAACTTCGTCGAGCGATTCCGGCGCGAGGCCCAGGCCGCCGCCAACCTGAACCACCCCAACATCGTGGGCATCTACGACTGGGGTCAGGAGCGCGGCACCTACTACATCGTGATGGAACACGTGTCGGGCCGCAGCATGTCCGACGTGCTGCGTTCCACCGGTCCGTTGCAGCCCGACCGGGCCGCGGAGATCGCCGCCGACGTGGCCGCCGCGTTGTCCACCGCACACCAGGCCGGCCTGGTGCATCGCGACGTCAAGCTCGGCAACATCCTCGTGTCCGACGGCGGCAACGTGAAGGTGGCCGACTTCGGCATCGCCACCGCGCTGGCCGGCGGCACCGACGCGGGTCTCACCCAGCACGGGTCCGTGATGGGCACCGCCACCTACTTCTCGCCCGAGCAGGCGCAGGGCAAGCAGGTCGACGGGCGCAGCGACCTCTACTCCCTCGGTGTGGTGCTCTACGAGATGCTGGCCGGAGTGCCGCCGTTCCAGGCCGAGACACCGATCGCCGTCGCCTACAAGCACGTGCAGGAGAAGCCCGAAACGCTGATCGAACGCGGCGTCCCGGTGGCCAAGTCGCTCAACGCGATCACCATGAAGCTGCTGGCCAAGAACCCGGCCAACCGCTATCCCACCGCCGAGGACCTCCGCAACGACCTGCGTCGCTACCTGTCGGGCGCCCACCAGGTACCCGGCGCCGCTGCGGCAGCAGCAGCCGCCGCCGGAGCCGGAGCCGCCGGAGCCGCAGCTGCGGCGCCCGCGCCCGACTCGGCCCCGGTCGATGCCACCACGGTCGTGCCCACCACCCCGGCCGCGAGTCCCACGGTCGACGCCACGATGATCGGGGCCCCGGCGGCCCAGCCCGGCGCGGGACTCGATCCTGCGGCGGCCGCGGCCCAATACGCCCAGGGCGGCTACTACTACGACGACGAGCCGGCCGGCGATGACGACTGGAAACGCACCGCCGCGCTGTTGGTCGGTCTCGGCGTGCTGATCTTCATCCTGGGATTCCTCACCATCGCCTTCGGCCGTCAACTCGGCCTCTTCGGTGACGATGGGGGCGACGCGGGCGAGGAGGTCGTCGACAAGGTCGATGTGCCCAATCTCGAAGGAATGACGGCCCTCGAGGCCGAGGCGGCCCTACGCGAGCTCGGCCTCGTGCCCACCCAGACCGAGCAACGCAACGACAGCGTCGACGCCGGCATCGTCTTCGGCCAGTTGCCCCCGGCCGGGCAGAAGCTCGACCCGGGTGAGTCGGTCGAGATCGTCGTGAGCACCGGCAGGGCCCTCACGGTGCCGTCGGTCGTGGGGAGATCGCAGGAGGACGCCACACGAATACTGAACGAGGCCGGTTACACGGTCGATCCCCGCGACGAGTCCAACGTGCAGGACGTCGGCACGGTCGTCAGCCAGACGCCGACGGCGGGCACCGAACTCGATCTCGATCAGCCGGTCATCATCAACGTCTCGACGGGGCCGGCCCAGGTCGTGGTGCCGGATCTGAAGGGCAAGTCGGTCCCGCAGGCCGTGCGCGAGCTCCAGGAACTGGGGTTCGTCGTCGCGGACGACACCATCGAGGAGCCGTCCGACTCGATCACTGCCGGCAACGTCACCCGCACCGACCCGGCGGCCAACAGCATCGAGGCCGACGGGTCGATCATCACGCTCTACACCTCGTCGGGCGTGGAGCAGATCGCCGTGCCGCGAGTGATCGGACTGTTCTACGACACCGCCGAGTCCACCCTGCGCAGCCTGGGCCTCGAGCCGGTGGTCGAGTTCCGCCAGGTGCCGTTCGGTGATCCCCAGGTCGGTCTCGTGATCGAACAGAGCCCCGCCAACTTCACCGAGGTCGACAAGGGCACCGAAGTGGTGATCGTCGTCGGGGAAGCGGCGCCGGAACCCACCACGACCACGACGACCACGACGACGACGACGACCGAGCCGCCCGACGACGAGTGA
- a CDS encoding aminodeoxychorismate/anthranilate synthase component II has protein sequence MSNSPTILVIDNYDSFVYILVQYLGELGATPVVYRHDEIDLDGIRELDPDGILISPGPGTPDDSGVSIPVLEELSGTLPIFGVCLGMQAMGQVYGGEVIRAPEVMHGKTSFIRHHDVGVFAGLPNPLEATRYHSLIVDRASLPDCLEITAESDDGLIMGLRHRELDVEGVQFHPESVLTASGHDLLANFLARCSSTARA, from the coding sequence GTGAGTAACTCGCCGACGATCCTGGTGATCGACAACTACGACTCGTTCGTCTACATCCTCGTGCAGTATCTCGGCGAGCTCGGTGCCACGCCGGTGGTCTACCGCCACGACGAGATCGACCTCGACGGCATCCGCGAGCTCGATCCCGACGGCATCCTCATCTCGCCCGGCCCCGGCACGCCCGACGACTCCGGCGTGTCCATCCCGGTGCTCGAGGAACTCTCGGGCACGCTGCCGATCTTCGGTGTGTGCCTCGGTATGCAGGCCATGGGCCAGGTCTACGGCGGCGAGGTGATCCGGGCTCCCGAGGTCATGCACGGCAAGACGTCGTTCATCCGCCACCACGACGTCGGCGTGTTCGCCGGTCTCCCCAACCCACTCGAGGCCACCCGCTACCACTCACTGATCGTCGATCGGGCGTCGCTGCCCGACTGCCTCGAGATCACCGCCGAATCCGACGACGGCCTCATCATGGGCCTGCGTCATCGCGAGCTCGACGTGGAAGGCGTGCAGTTCCACCCCGAATCCGTGCTCACCGCGTCGGGCCACGACCTGCTGGCGAACTTCCTGGCCCGCTGCAGCTCGACCGCCCGAGCCTGA